One Neoarius graeffei isolate fNeoGra1 chromosome 16, fNeoGra1.pri, whole genome shotgun sequence DNA segment encodes these proteins:
- the LOC132899863 gene encoding general transcription factor II-I repeat domain-containing protein 2B-like, whose product MLSKKRKVDSEGRIFQEKWREKYFFWEVGGKPVCLICSQQVAVSKEYNVKRHYETHADKYSQFTGQRRTEKLNELASNLQKQQAAFSKSRETHEGAVKASYIIAWEIAKVSKPFSEGAFIKDKYASVGIQSFYQSLPPEYPIITAFAGKILCMFGTTYLCEQAFSVTNINKSKLRSRLTHGHLNDVMKIVTAQSLSPNVDKLVKSKRLLASTCKM is encoded by the exons atgttgtctaaaaagagaaaagttgattctgagggtcgcatctttcaggaaaaatggagagagaaatactttttctgggaagtagggggaaaacctgtttgtctgatttgttcgcaacaagtggctgtatcgaaggaatacaatgtcaaaagacattacgagacccacgccgacaaatacagccaattcaccgggcaacgcaggactgaaaagctaaatgagcttgcctcaaaccttcaaaaacagcaagcagctttctcaaagtctcgagagacacatgaag gggcagtgaaggcgagctacatcatcgcgtgggagatcgcaaaagtgtccaagccattttcggagggtgcattcatcaaggataaatacgcatctgttggaatccaatctttctatcagtcattgccaccagagtacccaattatcacggcctttgccggtaaaatactctgtatgttcgggacaacatatttatgtgaacaggcattttcagtaacgaatattaataaatcgaaactgcgtagtcgtctgacccatggacatctcaacgatgtcatgaaaatagtaactgcccagagtctgtcccccaatgtcgacaagctggtaaaaagtaaaagacttctggcttccacatgtaaaatgtag
- the LOC132899864 gene encoding olfactory receptor 8G1-like: protein MAVTNLTYLILDGHMDLQNYRCVYFLITLTVYVSIIVFNTSVIFTIFMNKHLHEPMYIFIAALLCNALFGATALYPKLLIDLLSEKQIITFGACLFQAFCMYTYATSEFLLLSVMAYDRYVSICNPLQYATIVKMSTVRNLILFSWLLPCCEIGVAAVLTCQRQLCKFKLNRIYCDGYSIVKLSCRETSVNYVYGLFIFSIAVIPPVIFIVYSYIRILTVCLKNSKDFRRKALQTCLPHLLIVIFLSVTFFFEIIYNRLESNQIPHIIAMIQSVEYILIPPLFNPIIYGLKLQEILKSMKRLISWKQRTSISF, encoded by the coding sequence ATGGCTGTGACTAATCTTACATATTTAATACTAGATGGACATATGGATTTACAGAACTATCgatgtgtttattttttaatcaCTCTCACAGTGTACGTATCTATTATTGTGTTTAATACCTCTGTCATTTTTACCATATTCATGAACAAACATCTTCATGAGCCCATGTACATTTTCATTGCTGCTTTGCTGTGTAACGCTCTCTTTGGAGCGACTGCTCTTTATCCTAAACTGCTCATTGATTTATTGTCTGAAAAACAAATAATCACTTTTGGAGCCTGTTTATTTCAGGCATTTTGTATGTACACATATGCTACATCAGAGTTTCTGCTGTTATCAGTTATGGCCTATGACAGATACGTGTCCATCTGTAATCCATTACAATACGCAACAATTGTAAAAATGTCAACGGTCAGGAACCTCATACTGTTCTCATGGCTTTTGCCTTGTTGTGAAATTGGTGTTGCAGCTGTACTCACTTGTCAACGTCAGTTGTGTAAATTTAAATTGAACAGAATATATTGTGATGGTTACTCCATTGTTAAATTAAGTTGCAGAGAAACATCTGTGAACTACGTATATGGACTATTTATTTTCAGCATTGCTGTAATTCCTCCTGTGATCTTCATCGTCTACTCATATATCAGAATTCTCACCGTGTGTTTAAAGAATTCTAAAGATTTCAGAAGAAAAGCTTTACAGACGTGTTTGCCACATCTTCTTATTGTCATTTTTCTTTCTGTTACCTTTTTTTTTGAAATTATATATAACAGACTAGAATCAAATCAAATTCCCCACATCATTGCCATGATCCAATCAGTTGAATATATACTCATTCCTCCTTTATTCAATCCAATAATATATGGATTAAAGTTGCAGGAGATTTTGAAAAGCATGAAGAGACTGATTTCATGGAAACAGAGGACCTCAATTTCTTTTTAA